The genome window CCCCGGCTTACCCTGTCGGGTCGCGAAGGTCATCACGCCTTGAACGTGCTGCGTCTCCGGACGCACGAACGGGTCGTGGTGCTGAACGGCATGGGCGACGAGTATCTGTGCGAGACACGCGAAGCGGGCCGCCAGACGGTCACTCTCGACGTGCTCCACAAACACACGGTCGCGCCCCCGTCATTCCAGGTGACCCTGGCGCAGGCCGTCACCAAAGGGAAGAGCATGGAAACCATCATCCAGAAGGCGACAGAGCTGAGCGCGCAACGCATCGCGCCGATTTTGTCCGAGCGGACCGTGGCGCAACCCGACCCTGAGGCCGCGGCGACCAAGGTTGAGAAGTGGGAGGACACCGCGATTGAAGCGCTCAAGCAATGCGGTTCGGCGTGGCTTCCGCGCGTGGATGCGCCGCTGACACCGCAGGCGTTTCTGGCGCGAGGCGAGAAATTTGAACTGACGCTCATTGCATCCCTTCAGGACGGCGCGCGGCATCCGCGCGAGCATTTTGAATCGTTTCGCGTCGAAAGGCGCTGCGCACCGACGTCGGTCTGCGTCTGGGTGGGGCCGGAAGGCGACTTTACCCCGGCGGAGGTCAACGCCATTCGTGCCGCGGGGGCGCTCCCCATCACGCTCGGCCCACTGGTGTTGCGCAGTGAAACGGCGGCGATCTACTGCCTTTCAGTGATCAATTACGAACTGCAATCACGGCGGTCGTGAGGAGGCCTTCCGTCACAGCGGTCCGATGAGCTTCTGAAACTCGGGAAGGCCGCGGAGCGAGGTAAAGCTCTGGTTGGTGGCGGCGCTTTTTTTCAAGTCCTGTGCTCCGGGTTGACTCGCAAGTCTTCGGGTGCTCAATTCCAACGCCTTGCTCAGCGAGACCAACGCGTCGCTCTTCTTTCCGACCAGCGCCTTGGTCGAGGCGAGATCATACCACGCCTCCGGACTTTCCGGCGTGACCTTCACCAGCTTCTCCAGGACCGATTCCAGTTTGCCGCCCTGCTGCAGATCGGCATAAGCCTTCGCCACTGCGAGCAGAAGGTTCGCGTCGGCCTTCGGACTGTCAATCAACTGGTCGAGCACACGAAACGCCGCATTCGTCTGACGCAGGCTGAGATATCCGGAAGCCAGCTCGAACGCGGCTCTGCCGTCGCCCGGGTTCTTGCGGAACTGCTCCTCCAACTGCGCGAGTTTGCCGGGGCCCTGCGTAACCTGCGTCTGCATCGGGACGGGCGACTGCCTCCAAGTCTTGATCTGATTGGCCCACGACTGGAACTGTAGATTGTCACGGTCGAACAGCAGGGCCGTGTTCACGATGCGTTCGGCATCGTCGATCCGTCCGATCGTGGCAAGGAGCGTTGTATAGCGGAAGACGGCTTCGGGACTGAACGGACAAAAAGCCAGCGACTGACGGAAGGCGAAGTCCGTCTCCTTGAACATGCGCTCCTTCTCGGCAGCGGTCTTCGCCGCGTTGTAACGCCACAGGTAGATGCCTCCAATCGCACTCCGAAGTTTGGAGAATGATTTTTGCGCATCGTCGTCCCGGATGAATGCGCGGTCCCCGGTAAATCCCTTGTAATCGCGCCGCTTGTGAACCCGCTCGGCAAAGTCGCAGATGTCCTTCACCGGCGTGTCGTAAGTGATCCAGTTGCCGATCAGCCGCTGCGAATACTGGCTCCAGAATTCGTGGTCCCGCTTTACCATCTCTTCGGTCACTTCCGGCAGTGGCTGCCGGTTGATTTTCATGATGATTCCGAAGGGCTCCAGATACGGATACATCCAGTCCAGCGGGAAGCTTTCCTCGACATAAAATTCATTGGTCGGGTTCTTGTCGAAAATGACCCTGGTCAGAAGTCCGTTGATGGACATGACCGCGACCTGTCCCTGCACCGTGACCCTGCCGTCCACATTCGTCACGTACTCGCCCGGCTTCAACTGGTTCATCTGCAACCGGCGCTCGGCGTCCGCGATATATTCACTGAAGGACCGCTCGGAATCCTGTGGTGATGGCGTGATGATTTCCGTCGGCGGATAAACACCCTCCTTGCGGC of Candidatus Angelobacter sp. contains these proteins:
- a CDS encoding RsmE family RNA methyltransferase encodes the protein MHRFYLPPSECRNPRLTLSGREGHHALNVLRLRTHERVVVLNGMGDEYLCETREAGRQTVTLDVLHKHTVAPPSFQVTLAQAVTKGKSMETIIQKATELSAQRIAPILSERTVAQPDPEAAATKVEKWEDTAIEALKQCGSAWLPRVDAPLTPQAFLARGEKFELTLIASLQDGARHPREHFESFRVERRCAPTSVCVWVGPEGDFTPAEVNAIRAAGALPITLGPLVLRSETAAIYCLSVINYELQSRRS
- a CDS encoding DUF2723 domain-containing protein, whose protein sequence is AGLAAMYLCLGVLLMILLNPQDDRQSKALNRVFFTASHTLIALCVGYGMTLFGAMMSTQYARYRNVGWCGGAVVAAIAIYTATVVFQSDKESMLARGTLFDLEASHDPLVRGTALFSAGLAAFAIVAFLAARTRPPIAALLFIYALMPAKSILSHWSDNEERGHMFGYWFGHDMFTPPFVAPPGRLSYDSGLRAEVMKGPNAKLVYPEMARNAILFGGTDPGRFCPTYMIFCESFIPPKCKPRDPNFDRRDVYIITQNALADGTYLEYIRAHYNRSTQVDTPFFQGMFLWLQDIFKSKTDFRRGMTNYFAQLVAPLDRYFTAVGKRIEDRRRKEGVYPPTEIITPSPQDSERSFSEYIADAERRLQMNQLKPGEYVTNVDGRVTVQGQVAVMSINGLLTRVIFDKNPTNEFYVEESFPLDWMYPYLEPFGIIMKINRQPLPEVTEEMVKRDHEFWSQYSQRLIGNWITYDTPVKDICDFAERVHKRRDYKGFTGDRAFIRDDDAQKSFSKLRSAIGGIYLWRYNAAKTAAEKERMFKETDFAFRQSLAFCPFSPEAVFRYTTLLATIGRIDDAERIVNTALLFDRDNLQFQSWANQIKTWRQSPVPMQTQVTQGPGKLAQLEEQFRKNPGDGRAAFELASGYLSLRQTNAAFRVLDQLIDSPKADANLLLAVAKAYADLQQGGKLESVLEKLVKVTPESPEAWYDLASTKALVGKKSDALVSLSKALELSTRRLASQPGAQDLKKSAATNQSFTSLRGLPEFQKLIGPL